In Aerococcus loyolae, a genomic segment contains:
- a CDS encoding N-acetylmuramoyl-L-alanine amidase gives MSKNSSSQAKNKKKNTYLVFSIIILTLFIIAFALIYHVKVKSTKEVTTGVINMRNGPGITYDISQQIDQGSQYQVVEEKHDWKHIILDNGQSGWIPNWLANDSLANNEEEAKAGTGFIATVLSDQVNVYQDDSTNSQVIGQAQDNEKYNILYQSGDMINIQYKDDIGWIPQNQIEITPGVITQAPGRQQTKEEKAATDAFLANYDASVTATAAGVHIRSQASNDSEIIYKGQIHEKFAYLGQEGAYYHVKAQDGTEGYLANWLAESDSTAMEDKAKSLANTSTIKGKTIVLDPGHGGSDPGAIRGDKQEKNVTLKTAQVVKGLLEDYGVNVLMTREDDTFVDLAPRADIYNQAQADAFISLHYDAAEETTVSGTTVYYYDDASIPLSENVQAQLMEKMPLASNGTRFGNFQVIRDSRPPAILIELGYMSNPNDVKAFSQDEYYQKVAQSILNALIINYQE, from the coding sequence TTGTCCAAAAATTCTTCTTCACAAGCAAAAAACAAGAAAAAAAATACTTATTTAGTTTTCTCTATTATTATTCTGACCTTATTTATTATTGCTTTTGCCCTGATTTATCACGTTAAAGTTAAGTCGACTAAAGAAGTGACCACTGGTGTCATTAATATGCGAAATGGTCCTGGAATCACTTATGATATCTCCCAGCAAATCGATCAAGGAAGTCAATACCAGGTGGTTGAGGAAAAGCACGACTGGAAGCATATCATTCTTGATAATGGCCAAAGCGGCTGGATTCCCAATTGGTTAGCTAATGACAGCTTAGCTAATAATGAAGAAGAAGCGAAGGCGGGAACAGGATTTATTGCCACGGTCTTATCTGACCAGGTTAATGTTTATCAAGATGATTCCACCAATTCTCAAGTAATTGGTCAAGCTCAGGATAATGAAAAATATAATATCCTCTACCAGTCGGGTGATATGATCAATATCCAATACAAGGACGACATTGGCTGGATTCCCCAAAATCAAATTGAAATCACTCCGGGAGTCATTACCCAAGCCCCAGGACGCCAACAGACTAAAGAAGAAAAAGCAGCAACAGACGCTTTCTTAGCTAATTATGACGCCTCAGTGACCGCTACCGCTGCCGGTGTCCATATCCGCAGCCAGGCAAGTAATGACTCAGAAATTATCTATAAGGGTCAAATCCATGAAAAATTTGCCTATCTTGGCCAAGAAGGTGCCTATTACCATGTCAAAGCCCAAGACGGTACGGAAGGTTACCTAGCCAATTGGTTGGCAGAATCGGATTCAACCGCTATGGAAGACAAGGCAAAATCCTTAGCCAATACCTCAACCATTAAAGGAAAAACCATTGTCTTAGACCCTGGTCACGGGGGGAGTGATCCAGGAGCCATACGCGGTGATAAACAAGAAAAAAATGTCACCCTAAAAACCGCCCAAGTTGTTAAAGGGCTGCTCGAAGATTATGGAGTTAATGTCTTAATGACTCGGGAAGATGATACTTTTGTTGACCTAGCGCCGCGTGCAGATATCTATAATCAAGCCCAAGCGGATGCCTTTATTAGTCTTCACTATGACGCTGCTGAAGAAACGACAGTATCGGGAACCACCGTCTACTACTATGATGACGCTTCAATTCCTTTAAGTGAAAATGTTCAAGCTCAATTAATGGAAAAAATGCCCCTGGCAAGTAATGGCACTCGTTTCGGTAATTTCCAAGTCATTCGTGATTCAAGACCCCCTGCTATTCTGATTGAATTGGGCTACATGAGTAATCCAAATGATGTCAAGGCCTTTAGCCAAGATGAATATTACCAAAAAGTTGCCCAAAGCATTCTCAATGCCTTAATTATTAATTACCAAGAATAG
- the dtd gene encoding D-aminoacyl-tRNA deacylase, whose protein sequence is MRIVIQRAKEASVSIDGETVGHIDHGFVLLVGVHDSDTEETVKYMAKKIAKMRIFADENDKLNLDIKQVGGKILSISQFTLYARTKKGNRPSFIDAAKADHGDAIYQKLNEELRKSYGLEVETGKFGADMQVQLTNDGPITIILDSDE, encoded by the coding sequence TTGCGAATTGTTATCCAACGGGCTAAAGAGGCTAGTGTAAGTATTGATGGCGAAACAGTCGGTCACATTGACCATGGCTTTGTGCTCCTCGTGGGTGTCCATGATAGTGATACTGAAGAGACCGTTAAATATATGGCTAAAAAGATTGCCAAAATGCGAATTTTTGCTGATGAAAACGATAAATTGAACTTGGATATTAAGCAAGTTGGCGGGAAGATCTTATCGATTTCTCAATTTACCCTCTATGCGAGAACCAAGAAGGGCAACCGACCAAGCTTTATTGATGCGGCTAAAGCAGACCATGGAGATGCCATCTATCAAAAGCTGAATGAAGAACTTCGCAAGAGCTATGGTTTAGAAGTTGAAACTGGCAAGTTTGGAGCAGATATGCAGGTTCAATTAACTAATGACGGTCCGATAACGATTATCTTAGATTCAGATGAATAA
- a CDS encoding RelA/SpoT family protein — protein MSEIKNKSKEEVIASCEQYMPEDKVAMIKKACAFAERAHEGQKRKSGEPFFIHPTQVASILADLQMDPDTVATGFLHDVVEDTGITLDDIEYFFSKTIATLVDGVTKLGKVKYRSKEEQLAENHQKLLLAMANDLRVIVVKLADRLHNMRTLKWHRPEKQVSISEETLDIYAPLADRLGMSQIKWELEDTCLRYINPEAYYQIVHLMNSKREEREAYIDATIDVLNKYVKPIIDGEYDIYGRPKHIYSIYKKMHQQKKTFDEIYDLLAIRVLVPSVKDCYAVLGIVHTSWKPLPGRFKDYIAMPKANGYQSLHTTVLGEHGQPVEIQIRTFDMHEVAEYGVAAHWAYKKGVTDKVETDDLDKQLEWFHQIEDLQDDSDDATQFVESVKEDIFKDKVYVFTPKGDVSELPSGASPLDFAYQIHTEVGHSTVGAKVNGKIVPLNYGLHTGDIVEILTSKNSAGPSRDWVNFVVTNRAKNKIKRHFKLLDRDENIERGREAVIKTVKEMDFSFNELFNKDMQAKCLERFNFSSIDDLFAAVGFGELSASAVANKITENERKRRDKEEHQSKLEDFLQEEEERKNNGQSNRGGKSERMAVRHNDGIVVEGEDNVLFRLAHCCNPIPGDDIIGFITMGRGVTIHRQDCQNIQNMNEVQSQRLIEVYWEDAATHNNSYAVEIMIDGFDRNGFLNDILQVITPLVTNISNVNGNVDHKTNNLKVRIRIVIQSLDQLEKIIDRIKNVPDVYDVERV, from the coding sequence ATGTCAGAAATTAAAAACAAAAGTAAAGAAGAAGTCATCGCTTCCTGTGAACAATATATGCCTGAAGATAAAGTAGCTATGATAAAAAAAGCCTGTGCTTTTGCGGAGAGGGCGCATGAAGGACAAAAACGTAAATCGGGCGAACCCTTTTTTATTCATCCCACCCAAGTGGCCAGTATTCTAGCTGATTTACAAATGGACCCGGATACTGTAGCCACTGGTTTCTTGCACGATGTTGTTGAAGATACTGGCATTACTTTAGATGATATAGAATACTTTTTCTCTAAAACCATTGCCACTTTGGTTGATGGGGTGACGAAGTTAGGGAAGGTGAAGTATCGTTCGAAAGAGGAACAGCTAGCTGAAAACCACCAAAAGCTTCTCTTAGCCATGGCCAATGATTTGCGGGTAATTGTGGTCAAACTGGCTGACCGTTTACATAACATGCGTACCTTAAAATGGCACCGTCCTGAAAAGCAAGTCAGCATTTCCGAAGAAACCCTTGATATCTATGCGCCCTTAGCCGACCGCCTAGGGATGAGTCAAATCAAATGGGAACTAGAGGACACCTGTTTGCGCTATATTAATCCGGAGGCTTATTACCAGATCGTTCACCTGATGAACTCGAAAAGAGAAGAACGAGAAGCTTATATTGATGCGACGATTGATGTTTTAAATAAGTATGTCAAGCCCATCATTGATGGCGAATACGATATCTATGGTCGTCCTAAGCATATCTATTCCATCTATAAAAAGATGCACCAGCAAAAGAAAACCTTTGACGAAATTTATGACCTCCTAGCTATCCGTGTCTTGGTTCCTAGCGTAAAGGATTGCTATGCAGTCTTAGGTATTGTCCATACCAGCTGGAAGCCTCTACCTGGACGTTTCAAGGACTATATCGCTATGCCTAAGGCCAATGGCTACCAATCTCTTCATACCACGGTCTTAGGTGAACATGGCCAACCTGTTGAAATTCAAATTAGAACCTTTGATATGCATGAGGTGGCTGAGTATGGGGTAGCAGCTCACTGGGCTTACAAAAAAGGGGTTACCGACAAGGTAGAAACTGACGATTTAGATAAACAATTAGAGTGGTTCCATCAAATTGAGGATTTACAAGACGATTCGGATGATGCCACTCAGTTTGTGGAAAGCGTTAAAGAGGATATCTTTAAGGACAAGGTCTATGTCTTTACCCCTAAAGGTGATGTGAGCGAATTACCCTCAGGCGCCAGCCCACTGGATTTTGCTTATCAAATCCATACCGAAGTCGGGCATAGTACAGTAGGGGCCAAAGTAAACGGAAAGATTGTTCCTTTGAACTATGGCTTACATACCGGTGATATTGTTGAAATCCTAACCTCTAAGAATTCTGCTGGTCCTAGTCGGGACTGGGTGAACTTCGTGGTGACTAATCGGGCTAAAAATAAGATTAAACGGCATTTTAAATTATTAGATCGTGATGAAAATATTGAACGTGGCCGGGAAGCCGTGATTAAAACCGTTAAAGAGATGGACTTTTCCTTTAATGAATTATTCAACAAGGATATGCAGGCTAAATGTTTGGAACGCTTTAATTTTTCAAGTATCGACGACTTATTTGCAGCAGTGGGCTTTGGTGAACTATCTGCTTCCGCTGTCGCCAATAAGATCACTGAAAATGAACGGAAACGTCGTGATAAAGAAGAGCACCAGTCGAAACTGGAAGATTTCCTCCAAGAAGAAGAGGAGCGTAAAAATAACGGTCAATCCAACCGGGGGGGCAAGTCCGAGCGGATGGCCGTTCGCCACAATGATGGAATTGTGGTGGAAGGTGAAGATAATGTTCTCTTTCGCCTAGCGCATTGCTGTAACCCCATACCAGGTGATGACATTATTGGCTTTATCACTATGGGGCGGGGAGTAACCATTCACCGCCAAGACTGTCAAAATATCCAAAATATGAATGAGGTTCAATCTCAACGATTGATTGAAGTCTATTGGGAAGATGCGGCTACTCACAATAATTCCTATGCCGTAGAAATTATGATCGATGGATTTGACCGTAACGGTTTTCTTAATGATATCTTGCAGGTTATTACGCCTTTGGTAACCAATATTTCTAACGTTAACGGAAATGTTGATCATAAGACCAATAACTTGAAGGTACGCATTAGAATTGTTATTCAAAGTTTAGACCAGCTAGAAAAGATTATTGACCGCATTAAAAATGTTCCCGATGTTTATGATGTTGAACGGGTTTAG
- the prmA gene encoding 50S ribosomal protein L11 methyltransferase produces the protein MDWLEIIIHCQNIPSDLVSDCLMALGSNGVAIQDIEDYLKLPSAFGVFKSDDVLEKYGDSPIVKGYFSAETNQAALKESVVEKLQALDPAWSSQGLSINRLEDQSWASNWQDYYQPIQVNHWLSIIPVWEKDSQEADSNAIYLDPGMAFGTGDHPTTQLAIHLMGLVLQKGDRVIDVGTGSGILAITAKRLGAQSVAAYDYDESIIETAKANINLNAGMDQVTVQSNDKLNGIHDQVDVITANILADILLPLVPQAYDNLKDNGSFILSGIYYTEVDKLKDALIANDFYLPWIMRAGDWFGILAKKGREHRDKNSL, from the coding sequence ATGGACTGGTTAGAAATAATTATACATTGTCAAAATATTCCCTCTGATTTGGTGTCGGATTGTTTAATGGCGCTCGGTTCTAATGGGGTTGCTATCCAAGATATTGAAGATTATTTAAAGCTTCCCTCTGCATTTGGTGTCTTTAAAAGCGATGATGTCTTAGAAAAATATGGGGACTCCCCTATTGTAAAAGGCTATTTTTCAGCAGAAACGAACCAAGCTGCCCTAAAAGAATCGGTTGTCGAAAAATTACAGGCACTTGATCCTGCTTGGTCCTCACAAGGACTAAGCATTAACCGCCTGGAAGACCAATCTTGGGCGTCGAACTGGCAAGACTATTATCAACCGATTCAAGTTAATCATTGGTTATCAATTATTCCGGTTTGGGAAAAAGACAGTCAAGAGGCTGATTCCAATGCTATTTATTTGGATCCGGGCATGGCTTTCGGCACCGGAGACCATCCCACGACCCAGCTAGCCATTCATCTAATGGGTCTGGTCTTACAAAAGGGCGACCGGGTGATTGATGTGGGGACCGGATCAGGTATTTTAGCGATTACGGCAAAACGCTTAGGGGCTCAAAGTGTCGCTGCCTATGACTATGATGAAAGCATTATCGAAACTGCTAAGGCTAATATCAACCTCAATGCAGGCATGGATCAGGTGACTGTTCAGTCTAACGATAAGCTCAACGGTATCCATGACCAGGTAGATGTAATCACTGCCAATATTTTAGCGGATATCCTCCTGCCGCTCGTCCCTCAAGCCTATGACAACTTAAAAGACAATGGATCCTTTATCTTATCCGGCATCTACTATACTGAAGTTGACAAGCTAAAGGATGCATTAATCGCTAATGATTTTTATTTACCTTGGATTATGCGAGCTGGGGATTGGTTTGGAATCTTAGCCAAGAAGGGTAGAGAGCATCGAGATAAAAATAGTTTGTAG
- the gpsB gene encoding cell division regulator GpsB, whose amino-acid sequence MSARNLTTKDILQKEFKPALRGFNTEEVDAFLDLIIRDYESYEKELAFLRQENNRLKQNIESESKQTNNTSRSSSQVATTNYDILKRLSKLEKTVYGQSIRKQNENYQEDPVEETRIYRSE is encoded by the coding sequence ATGTCTGCTCGTAACTTAACAACCAAAGATATACTACAAAAAGAATTTAAACCTGCCTTGCGTGGCTTTAATACCGAAGAAGTTGACGCGTTTTTAGATTTAATTATTCGTGACTATGAATCCTATGAAAAGGAACTAGCCTTTTTACGCCAAGAAAATAATCGCTTAAAACAAAATATCGAAAGTGAAAGCAAACAGACGAACAACACTAGTAGAAGTTCTAGTCAAGTGGCAACGACTAACTACGATATACTCAAGCGCCTTTCTAAACTGGAAAAAACGGTCTACGGACAAAGCATTCGCAAACAAAATGAGAACTATCAAGAAGATCCTGTTGAAGAAACACGTATTTACCGTAGCGAATAA
- a CDS encoding THUMP domain-containing class I SAM-dependent RNA methyltransferase — MKQYSLIATCASGIEALVSKELKDLGYSRENENGRVRFQGDLSDIAKTNIWLRTADRIKIVMGEFKATTFDQLYEQTKAIAWEDILPLDAEFPVSGKSVKSKLHHVPTCQSMVKKAIVDRLSEVYHRRGHLPETGARYPIEISIHKDKALLTLDTSGTSLFKRGYRQEKGGAPLKETLAAALVDLTTWFPDRPLYDPTTGSGTIAIEAAMKGMNIAPGLKRDFVCEDWDIFPQEIFDQVRDQARAAIDHDIQLDILACDIDHRMIEIAQKNAEAAGVSHQIHFKQMQLADFTTQKSYGIIISNPPYGERLNDEEYVHALYEKMGEIYRPLKTWSKYILTSDENFESYYGQKATKKRKLYNGALKVDYYQYWGEKRPRNKA, encoded by the coding sequence ATGAAACAATATTCCTTAATTGCCACCTGCGCTAGCGGGATTGAGGCCTTAGTATCCAAAGAATTAAAAGATCTGGGTTACTCAAGGGAAAATGAAAATGGTAGAGTTCGCTTTCAAGGTGACCTTAGTGATATTGCTAAGACTAATATTTGGTTAAGAACTGCTGACCGGATAAAAATAGTTATGGGAGAATTTAAAGCGACTACTTTTGACCAACTTTACGAACAAACCAAAGCCATTGCCTGGGAGGATATCCTCCCTCTCGACGCTGAATTTCCTGTTTCAGGAAAATCAGTAAAATCCAAACTCCACCATGTACCGACTTGCCAAAGTATGGTTAAAAAGGCTATCGTTGACCGCTTGAGTGAGGTCTACCATCGTCGTGGTCATTTACCAGAGACCGGAGCTCGCTACCCCATTGAGATCAGTATTCACAAAGATAAGGCCCTCTTGACCTTGGATACTTCAGGGACTAGTCTCTTTAAGCGCGGTTACCGACAAGAAAAGGGTGGCGCTCCCTTAAAAGAGACTTTAGCTGCAGCCCTGGTTGATTTAACCACTTGGTTTCCGGACCGCCCTCTTTATGATCCGACTACTGGCTCTGGAACCATCGCCATTGAAGCGGCTATGAAAGGGATGAATATTGCACCTGGGCTTAAGCGGGATTTTGTGTGTGAGGACTGGGATATTTTTCCTCAAGAAATCTTTGACCAGGTCAGGGACCAGGCCCGTGCTGCTATAGACCATGACATTCAATTAGATATTCTCGCTTGTGATATTGACCATCGCATGATTGAAATTGCTCAAAAAAATGCTGAAGCAGCAGGTGTTAGTCACCAGATTCACTTTAAACAAATGCAATTAGCTGATTTTACCACCCAAAAAAGCTATGGCATTATTATCTCCAACCCACCCTACGGTGAACGTCTTAATGATGAGGAATATGTCCATGCACTTTATGAAAAGATGGGAGAAATTTACCGCCCTCTCAAAACCTGGAGTAAGTATATTTTAACCAGTGATGAAAATTTTGAAAGTTATTATGGTCAAAAGGCTACTAAAAAGCGTAAGCTCTATAATGGGGCTCTTAAGGTAGACTATTATCAATATTGGGGCGAAAAGCGTCCTCGCAATAAAGCCTAA
- a CDS encoding AmiS/UreI family transporter: MSGITLMFSGIVLISNGLNYLDKVEDNSNALINIFTGLLYIFLNVMICVHGIFAEKDSTYYYTAISGLLFGYTYLSYGVNRIKQWDNKNLGYFSIFVTFNSIFFAVWILMGNGGNYWDVFNWIMWGYLWATNYFSHNLGRKYGDWLYYLTIFAGVVTCWIPALLILTGNWPSTL, from the coding sequence ATGTCAGGGATAACATTAATGTTTTCTGGAATTGTTCTGATTTCTAATGGGTTAAACTATCTTGATAAGGTTGAAGATAATTCCAACGCACTGATTAATATTTTTACAGGTCTCTTGTATATCTTTCTAAATGTCATGATTTGTGTTCATGGGATTTTTGCTGAAAAAGACTCGACCTATTATTATACAGCGATTTCAGGTCTTTTATTTGGTTACACCTACTTATCCTACGGTGTTAATCGGATAAAACAGTGGGACAACAAAAATCTGGGCTACTTTTCCATATTTGTTACCTTTAACTCGATTTTCTTTGCTGTATGGATCCTAATGGGAAATGGTGGCAATTATTGGGATGTCTTTAACTGGATCATGTGGGGGTACCTATGGGCAACCAACTACTTTAGTCACAACCTAGGGCGTAAATACGGCGATTGGCTATATTATTTAACCATTTTTGCCGGGGTAGTGACCTGCTGGATTCCAGCCTTACTTATTCTTACCGGAAACTGGCCAAGTACTTTATAG
- a CDS encoding inositol monophosphatase family protein encodes MNIDQLDQEVKSWFPEIKDLIQENTNYKTKEKRDFRDLATEIDIAVQELIEDHIKQLPGKQVIIGEETYGQTEVDPEASHLWIVDPIDGTANFVKQKENYATMITYFSHGQAKLAYIYDVFRDELYSASLGGGVYCNGMRLDPIPDLNLRESLIGISPQHNIKRDYFYYIAENAFDIRNYGCSSLDGISVIKGQYGAFVNPGGGPWDYAPFILMAQEMGLHFSNFSNQMPDYTKPSNFIIASPACFSELESHIKSYTDTGNYSI; translated from the coding sequence ATGAATATTGACCAATTAGATCAAGAAGTAAAGTCTTGGTTTCCTGAAATCAAAGACCTCATTCAAGAAAATACCAACTACAAAACCAAAGAAAAACGTGATTTTCGTGATTTAGCCACTGAAATCGACATCGCTGTTCAAGAATTGATTGAGGACCATATTAAACAACTTCCCGGTAAGCAGGTCATTATTGGTGAAGAGACATATGGTCAGACAGAGGTTGATCCTGAGGCTAGCCATCTATGGATCGTTGACCCGATTGATGGCACAGCAAACTTTGTTAAGCAAAAAGAAAATTACGCCACCATGATTACATATTTTTCTCATGGGCAGGCAAAATTAGCTTATATTTATGATGTTTTTCGAGATGAATTATACTCTGCCAGCTTAGGGGGCGGGGTGTATTGTAATGGCATGCGCCTAGATCCTATCCCTGACCTCAACCTAAGGGAATCCTTAATTGGAATTTCTCCCCAACATAATATCAAACGCGACTATTTCTATTATATTGCTGAAAATGCCTTCGATATCCGCAATTATGGCTGCTCTTCACTAGATGGGATTAGTGTTATCAAGGGACAATATGGTGCCTTTGTCAACCCTGGAGGGGGACCCTGGGATTATGCGCCTTTCATTTTGATGGCCCAGGAGATGGGACTCCATTTTTCCAATTTTTCTAATCAAATGCCCGATTACACTAAGCCCTCTAATTTTATCATCGCTAGTCCAGCTTGTTTTAGTGAACTTGAATCTCACATCAAATCTTATACAGATACGGGAAACTACAGTATTTAA
- a CDS encoding alpha-amylase, whose product MNGTMMQYFEWELPDDGKHWQRLASDASHLAKKGFSHVWMPPACKGTGTSDVGYGIYDLYDLGEFDQKGSLRTKYGSKGDYLAAIQALKDQQINPLADVVLNHKAGADQTESFQAYEVDPNNRQRKISQAHEIEGWTKFTFLGRKGRYSDFTWNWTHFSGVDYDQAKDQKGMFMIKGLNKGWSDNKDVDNENGNYDYLMYADIDYDNPEVRAEVLDWALWFIKKTGVSGFRLDALKHIDDDFIDNLCDKILSEFPDFYFIGEYWKGDYQSLENYLKETELNIDLFDVKLHQNFYAASTSWDRFDMSTILEDTLLENNPTLAISFVDNHDSQPGQSLESWVEDWFKPIAYALILLHENGLPCVFYGDYYGIQGDQPIPNKQAMLDTLLDLRRDKAYGKQSDYFDHPNCVGFTRQGDQDHPSGLAVLMSNGDAGYKEMYVGEEHAQEQWRLVFSSKDMDQSLVTISEKGLACFSCPAGGVAVWSKYEEDEASE is encoded by the coding sequence ATGAATGGAACCATGATGCAGTATTTTGAATGGGAGCTTCCCGATGATGGTAAACATTGGCAGCGCCTAGCCAGTGATGCTAGTCATTTGGCTAAAAAAGGCTTTAGCCATGTGTGGATGCCACCGGCTTGTAAGGGGACTGGGACCAGTGATGTGGGCTATGGCATCTATGACTTATATGATTTGGGGGAGTTCGATCAAAAGGGGAGCTTGCGGACAAAATACGGCAGTAAAGGCGATTATTTAGCCGCCATTCAAGCCTTGAAAGACCAACAAATTAATCCTTTAGCTGATGTAGTTTTAAATCATAAAGCTGGCGCTGATCAGACAGAAAGCTTCCAAGCCTATGAAGTAGATCCTAATAATCGACAAAGAAAAATCAGTCAGGCTCATGAAATTGAAGGCTGGACTAAGTTTACATTTCTGGGTCGAAAGGGAAGATACAGTGATTTTACGTGGAATTGGACCCACTTTTCCGGGGTAGACTATGACCAAGCTAAGGATCAAAAGGGAATGTTTATGATTAAGGGTCTAAACAAAGGCTGGTCTGATAATAAAGACGTCGATAACGAAAATGGTAATTATGACTACTTAATGTATGCGGATATTGATTATGATAATCCTGAAGTGAGAGCAGAAGTTCTGGACTGGGCCTTGTGGTTTATCAAGAAAACTGGAGTTAGTGGCTTTCGTTTGGATGCCTTAAAGCATATTGATGATGATTTTATTGATAATCTATGTGACAAAATACTTAGTGAGTTTCCTGATTTTTACTTTATTGGTGAATATTGGAAGGGCGACTATCAAAGTTTAGAAAATTATTTAAAAGAAACGGAACTCAATATCGATCTCTTCGATGTTAAGCTCCATCAGAACTTTTATGCAGCATCAACTTCTTGGGATCGCTTTGATATGTCGACTATTTTGGAAGATACTTTATTAGAAAATAATCCCACCCTGGCGATCTCTTTTGTCGATAACCATGATTCTCAACCGGGACAGTCCCTTGAATCCTGGGTGGAAGATTGGTTTAAGCCCATAGCCTACGCCCTCATTCTCTTACATGAGAATGGCTTACCTTGTGTTTTCTACGGCGATTATTATGGCATTCAAGGGGACCAGCCAATTCCTAATAAGCAAGCCATGTTAGACACCTTGTTAGACTTACGTCGGGATAAAGCCTATGGGAAACAAAGTGACTATTTTGACCATCCTAATTGTGTTGGCTTTACCAGACAGGGAGACCAAGACCACCCTAGTGGTTTAGCTGTATTAATGTCTAACGGAGACGCTGGTTATAAGGAGATGTATGTAGGGGAAGAGCACGCCCAGGAACAGTGGAGACTAGTCTTTTCATCAAAAGATATGGATCAGTCGTTAGTTACCATTTCTGAAAAAGGCCTGGCTTGCTTTTCCTGTCCCGCTGGAGGAGTAGCTGTTTGGAGCAAATATGAAGAAGACGAAGCTAGCGAATGA
- a CDS encoding YkvI family membrane protein, giving the protein MQNQKIKNMVHIGLAYLGVIIGAGFASGKEMLQYFVSFGKWGIVGLCLSALLFIVGGVILLQFGSYYKAQEHSEVFNHISSPFVSKVIDFIINFNLFCTGFVMIAGAGTNLNQQFDWPIWIGALVLSILVIATAYLDVDKVTTLIGAITPFVIIFLIALLIYTLVQQPLGFDEAMTISAAQETTLPNWFISTINYSCLALMLAMSMAMVIGGEQYSPKQAGVGGFFGGALVTLLLFASFFSISLNINSVASSSMPLLELYNKVHPILGMIMALIIFGMIYNTAIGTYYALAKRVVRTKPQYFSKAMIILVVLGFALSFIGFETLVAYLFPLIGYLGIFVMALLIIQWLLRYRKIHRENKIRDRLIKHEIDRIDEEYDFDTRDKKHMERLYDESNVENKQLKAEVQELGKTIYEEENNTEE; this is encoded by the coding sequence ATGCAAAATCAGAAAATTAAAAATATGGTCCATATTGGGCTTGCTTATTTAGGAGTAATTATCGGTGCCGGTTTTGCTTCTGGAAAGGAAATGTTACAGTATTTTGTTTCTTTTGGTAAGTGGGGAATTGTTGGTCTCTGCCTTTCAGCACTTTTATTTATTGTGGGTGGCGTGATTCTCCTTCAATTTGGGTCCTATTATAAAGCTCAAGAACACAGTGAAGTCTTCAATCATATTTCTTCTCCCTTTGTTTCTAAAGTAATTGACTTTATTATTAACTTTAATCTCTTTTGTACTGGATTTGTGATGATTGCTGGGGCAGGGACTAACCTCAACCAACAGTTTGATTGGCCAATTTGGATCGGAGCCCTAGTCTTATCTATTTTGGTAATCGCAACAGCTTATTTGGATGTCGATAAGGTGACCACCTTGATTGGTGCCATAACGCCCTTTGTCATTATTTTTCTAATCGCACTACTCATTTATACCCTTGTTCAACAACCACTTGGCTTTGATGAAGCGATGACTATCTCTGCAGCCCAAGAAACAACCTTACCCAATTGGTTTATTTCTACTATTAATTATTCCTGTTTAGCCCTCATGCTAGCCATGTCTATGGCTATGGTGATTGGAGGTGAGCAATATAGTCCTAAACAAGCTGGGGTTGGCGGATTCTTTGGGGGAGCCTTGGTTACCTTATTACTCTTTGCTTCCTTCTTTTCTATCAGTTTAAATATTAATAGCGTCGCAAGCAGTTCTATGCCTTTATTGGAACTATATAACAAGGTTCATCCAATTTTGGGAATGATTATGGCCTTGATCATTTTCGGTATGATTTATAACACAGCTATAGGGACCTATTATGCTCTTGCTAAAAGGGTGGTCCGTACTAAGCCACAATATTTTTCAAAAGCAATGATTATCTTAGTAGTCCTTGGCTTTGCTCTTTCATTTATCGGCTTTGAAACCTTGGTGGCCTATCTCTTCCCCTTAATTGGTTATTTAGGTATTTTTGTGATGGCGCTATTAATTATTCAATGGCTATTACGTTACCGTAAAATTCATCGCGAAAATAAAATTAGAGATCGATTGATAAAACATGAAATTGATCGTATTGATGAGGAATATGACTTTGATACTCGTGATAAGAAACATATGGAGCGCTTGTATGATGAATCTAATGTTGAAAACAAGCAATTGAAGGCAGAAGTTCAAGAACTGGGTAAAACTATCTACGAAGAAGAAAATAATACTGAAGAATAA